In a genomic window of Comamonadaceae bacterium OTU4NAUVB1:
- a CDS encoding ATP-binding cassette domain-containing protein: protein MSGLRRTGEIAGWALVLALPAVVPSQAPLVGEIAIVALFAVSLDLVVGYAGIVSLGHAAFFGLGAYAAGLFAKHATPDPVAGLLAATTLAAAFGALASPTVRRGSDLTRLMVTLGTAALLHELANAFDGLTGGADGLQGVAMGPLPGGFTFDLDGRAAAGYALAVALALFAVLRRLVRSPFGVALRAVRDHRPRAEAIGIPAARHLGATYTVAAGVAGAAGALLAQTTGFASLDVLSFARSADGLLMLVVGGTGWLYGGVAGAVVFKLLQDALASLAPQWGMFWIGSVLVLLALGGRDLVPWTLGRLGAGRRGTGAPSGGRATEGTGPDRAGAAGHAAGNALGNAWGNAAAVDAGSDDVVLACHGLTVRLGGVDAVRGVDLELRRGARHALIGPNGAGKTTLVNLLGGVLAPDAGRIVLDGTDVTREPPHRRAARGLVRSFQVGALFDTLTPRETLALAIARRHAGGADGWRPLAASAVAAEGATWLLERFRLAADADRPTRALAYGQRRLLEIALALACEPRVLVLDEPMAGVPPAEREALLETLAALPPEVAVLLIEHDMDLVFRFARRITVLAEGAVLAEGDPAAIAADARVRSAYLGPAGAGTAPRPDPCADARTGDTGSVVPATAPSGRTAAPARPTAAVPPTRAPLLRVEGLVAGHGDAVVLHDIGFVLQAGRTLALLGRNGAGKTTLIDTLAGTARQRGGRILWQGEGEGTPVALHALAAHRRAALGIGWVPQERGVFASLTVHEHLAAFARPARAGRGRAPAWTPGRVYALFPRLAERRAHLGRQLSGGEQQMLAIGRALMLAPRLLLLDEPLEGLAPVLAAEVLAAIERLTRGEGLAVIVVEQHPQAVLAIADEALVLDRGRVAHASAARELAARPDLLARWLGAAGGA from the coding sequence GTGAGCGGGCTGCGGCGGACCGGGGAGATCGCCGGCTGGGCGCTGGTGCTGGCGCTGCCCGCCGTGGTGCCGTCCCAGGCGCCGCTCGTGGGCGAGATCGCCATCGTCGCGCTGTTCGCGGTGTCGCTCGACCTGGTGGTGGGCTACGCGGGCATCGTCTCGCTCGGCCACGCGGCGTTCTTCGGGCTGGGGGCGTACGCCGCCGGCCTGTTCGCCAAGCACGCGACGCCCGATCCGGTCGCCGGCCTGCTGGCGGCCACGACGCTCGCGGCCGCCTTCGGCGCGCTCGCCAGCCCGACGGTGCGGCGCGGCAGCGACCTCACGCGCCTGATGGTCACGCTGGGCACCGCCGCGCTGCTGCATGAACTCGCCAACGCCTTCGACGGCCTGACCGGCGGCGCCGATGGCCTGCAGGGCGTGGCGATGGGGCCGCTGCCGGGCGGCTTCACGTTCGATCTCGACGGCCGCGCGGCGGCCGGGTACGCGCTGGCGGTGGCGCTGGCGCTGTTCGCCGTGCTGCGGCGGCTGGTGCGTTCGCCCTTCGGCGTCGCGCTGCGCGCGGTGCGCGATCACCGGCCGCGCGCCGAGGCCATCGGCATCCCGGCCGCGCGCCACCTGGGCGCGACCTACACCGTCGCCGCCGGGGTGGCCGGCGCGGCCGGCGCGCTGCTGGCGCAGACCACGGGCTTCGCCTCGCTCGACGTGCTGTCCTTCGCGCGCTCGGCCGACGGCCTGCTGATGCTGGTGGTCGGCGGCACGGGCTGGCTCTACGGCGGGGTGGCGGGCGCGGTCGTGTTCAAGCTGCTGCAGGACGCGCTGGCGTCGCTGGCGCCGCAGTGGGGCATGTTCTGGATCGGCTCGGTGCTGGTCCTGCTGGCGCTCGGCGGACGCGACCTGGTGCCGTGGACGCTCGGACGTCTGGGCGCCGGCCGCCGCGGGACCGGCGCGCCGTCCGGCGGCCGTGCGACCGAGGGCACCGGTCCCGACCGTGCCGGCGCCGCCGGCCACGCCGCCGGGAACGCCTTGGGGAACGCCTGGGGAAACGCGGCGGCCGTCGATGCCGGGTCCGACGACGTCGTGCTGGCGTGCCACGGCCTGACCGTGCGGCTGGGCGGCGTCGACGCGGTGCGCGGCGTGGACCTCGAACTGCGCCGGGGCGCGCGGCACGCGCTGATCGGTCCGAACGGCGCCGGCAAGACCACCCTGGTCAACCTGCTGGGCGGGGTGCTCGCGCCCGACGCGGGGCGCATCGTGCTCGACGGCACGGACGTCACGCGCGAGCCCCCGCACCGGCGTGCCGCCCGGGGCCTCGTGCGTTCGTTCCAGGTCGGCGCGCTGTTCGACACCCTGACGCCGCGCGAGACGCTGGCGCTCGCCATCGCGCGCCGCCACGCCGGGGGCGCGGACGGGTGGCGCCCGCTGGCGGCGTCGGCCGTGGCGGCGGAGGGCGCGACGTGGCTGCTCGAGCGCTTCCGCCTCGCCGCCGACGCCGACCGGCCCACGCGCGCGCTGGCCTACGGGCAGCGCCGGCTGTTGGAGATCGCGCTGGCGCTGGCTTGCGAGCCGCGCGTGCTGGTGCTCGACGAGCCCATGGCCGGCGTGCCGCCGGCCGAGCGCGAGGCCCTGCTCGAGACGCTCGCGGCGCTGCCCCCGGAGGTCGCGGTGCTGCTGATCGAGCACGACATGGACCTGGTGTTCCGCTTCGCGCGGCGCATCACGGTGCTGGCCGAGGGGGCCGTGCTGGCCGAGGGCGATCCGGCGGCGATCGCGGCGGACGCGCGCGTCCGCTCGGCCTACCTGGGTCCGGCCGGCGCCGGGACCGCTCCGCGTCCCGATCCGTGCGCCGATGCGCGCACCGGCGACACCGGGTCCGTGGTGCCCGCGACCGCGCCGTCAGGCAGGACGGCGGCGCCGGCCCGCCCGACGGCCGCCGTCCCGCCCACGCGCGCACCGCTGCTGCGCGTAGAGGGCCTCGTCGCCGGCCACGGCGACGCGGTGGTGCTGCACGACATCGGCTTCGTGCTGCAGGCCGGGCGCACGCTGGCGCTGCTCGGACGCAACGGCGCGGGCAAGACCACGTTGATCGACACGCTCGCGGGCACCGCGCGGCAGCGCGGCGGACGCATCCTGTGGCAGGGCGAGGGCGAGGGCACGCCGGTCGCGCTCCACGCGCTCGCCGCGCACCGGCGCGCGGCGCTGGGCATCGGCTGGGTGCCCCAGGAGCGCGGCGTGTTCGCGTCGCTCACCGTGCACGAGCACCTCGCGGCCTTCGCGCGGCCGGCGCGCGCCGGCCGCGGCCGCGCGCCGGCCTGGACCCCCGGACGCGTCTACGCGCTGTTCCCACGCCTGGCCGAACGCCGTGCCCACCTCGGCCGCCAGCTCTCCGGGGGCGAGCAGCAGATGCTGGCCATCGGGCGGGCGCTGATGCTGGCGCCGCGCCTGCTGCTGCTCGACGAGCCGCTCGAAGGGCTGGCGCCGGTGCTGGCGGCCGAGGTGCTCGCGGCCATCGAACGGCTCACGCGCGGGGAGGGACTGGCCGTGATCGTCGTCGAGCAGCACCCGCAGGCCGTGCTGGCCATCGCCGACGAGGCGCTGGTGCTCGACCGGGGCCGCGTCGCCCACGCCTCGGCGGCGCGCGAACTGGCGGCGCGGCCCGACCTGCTCGCGCGCTGGCTGGGCGCGGCCGGCGGCGCGTGA
- a CDS encoding Lrp/AsnC family transcriptional regulator codes for MNASVELDAIDLRVLRALQSNGRATYDELAAQVSLSASATLRRVKRLEEAGVIEGYVALLRPERVGLPLMAYINVRLEKHTERHKRNPMDAFRASIQAWPEVVECASLTGEMDYLLRVVVADMAHYARFVMDTLLKHPSVQDCKTSFVLDRVKTTTALPI; via the coding sequence ATGAACGCTTCAGTCGAACTCGATGCCATCGATCTGCGCGTGCTTCGCGCGCTCCAGAGCAACGGCCGCGCCACCTACGACGAGCTGGCCGCGCAGGTCAGCCTGTCGGCCTCGGCCACGCTGCGGCGCGTCAAGCGCCTGGAGGAGGCCGGCGTGATCGAAGGCTACGTCGCCCTGCTGCGGCCCGAGCGGGTCGGCCTGCCGCTGATGGCCTACATCAACGTGCGCCTGGAAAAGCACACCGAGCGCCACAAGCGCAATCCGATGGACGCCTTCCGCGCCTCCATCCAGGCCTGGCCGGAGGTGGTCGAGTGCGCCTCGCTCACCGGCGAGATGGACTACCTCCTGCGCGTGGTGGTGGCCGACATGGCGCACTACGCGCGCTTCGTCATGGACACGCTGCTCAAGCACCCGAGCGTGCAGGACTGCAAGACCAGCTTCGTGCTCGACCGCGTGAAGACGACGACCGCGCTGCCGATCTGA
- the hppD gene encoding 4-hydroxyphenylpyruvate dioxygenase: MTDLFDNPMGLQGFEFIEFASPTPGVLEPVFETLGFTLVARHRSKDVVLYRQGEINFIINREPRSPAAYFAAEHGPSACGMAFRVKDAHKAYHRALELGAQPVEIATGPMELRLPAIKGIGGAPLYLIDRFEDGKSIYDIDFEFVEGVERHPAGHGLKLIDHLTHNVYRGRMAFWADFYERLFNFREIRYFDISGEYTGLTSKAMTAPDGMIRIPLNEEAKKGGGQIEEFLMQFNGEGIQHIALICDDLKATVDRLALAGVQTATAPNDYYYEMLDTRLPGHGENVAELQARGILMDGTTEGGQPRLLLQIFSTASLGPVFFEFIERRGDYREGFGEGNFKALFESLERDQIRRGVLEADPA; the protein is encoded by the coding sequence ATGACCGATCTGTTCGACAACCCCATGGGCCTGCAAGGCTTCGAGTTCATCGAGTTCGCCTCGCCCACCCCCGGCGTGCTGGAGCCGGTGTTCGAGACGCTGGGCTTCACGCTGGTCGCCAGGCACCGCTCCAAGGACGTCGTGCTCTACCGCCAGGGCGAGATCAACTTCATCATCAACCGCGAGCCCAGGAGCCCGGCGGCCTATTTCGCGGCCGAGCACGGCCCGTCGGCCTGCGGCATGGCGTTCCGCGTGAAGGACGCCCACAAGGCCTACCACCGCGCCCTCGAACTCGGCGCCCAGCCGGTGGAGATCGCCACCGGACCGATGGAGCTGCGCCTGCCGGCCATCAAGGGCATCGGCGGCGCGCCGCTCTACCTGATCGACCGCTTCGAGGACGGCAAGTCGATCTACGACATCGACTTCGAGTTCGTCGAAGGCGTGGAGCGCCATCCGGCGGGCCACGGCCTCAAGCTCATCGACCACCTGACGCACAACGTCTATCGCGGCCGCATGGCCTTCTGGGCCGACTTCTACGAGCGCCTGTTCAACTTCCGCGAGATCCGCTACTTCGACATCTCGGGCGAATACACCGGCCTGACCTCCAAGGCGATGACGGCGCCGGACGGCATGATCCGCATCCCGCTCAACGAGGAAGCCAAGAAGGGCGGCGGGCAGATCGAGGAGTTCCTGATGCAGTTCAACGGCGAGGGCATCCAGCACATCGCCCTGATCTGCGACGACCTGAAGGCCACGGTCGACCGGCTGGCGCTGGCCGGCGTGCAGACCGCCACCGCGCCCAACGACTACTACTACGAGATGCTCGACACGCGCCTGCCGGGCCATGGCGAGAACGTGGCCGAACTGCAGGCGCGCGGCATCCTGATGGACGGCACGACCGAGGGCGGCCAGCCGCGCCTGCTGCTGCAGATCTTCTCCACGGCCTCGCTCGGACCGGTGTTCTTCGAGTTCATCGAGCGCCGGGGCGACTACCGCGAAGGCTTCGGCGAGGGCAACTTCAAGGCGCTGTTCGAATCGCTCGAACGCGACCAGATCCGGCGCGGCGTCCTCGAAGCCGATCCCGCCTGA